A stretch of the Glutamicibacter sp. JL.03c genome encodes the following:
- a CDS encoding CpaF family protein, producing MEALSIVEDEVRELVRRRGLDPAKQPTMIKSLIEEVIRDYDERALLGAVPSLGSLDAARQTIFDNVAGFGALQPLLDDPTVEEIWINAPHQVFCARGGQSQLTHIRMEASEIAALVERMLKSSGRRLDLSQPFVDCQLPDGSRLHVVIPDITHEHWAVNIRKFIARASKLDDLVELDSLSRTAALYLSTAINAGLNVIVTGPTQAGKTTMLNCLASSIGPRERIITIEEIFEINLALRDVVAMQTRLANLEGTGEITMRRLVKEALRMRPDRIVVGEVREAESLDMLIALNSGISGLCTLHANSARDAITKICTLPLLAGPNITSDFTIKTVAACIDLVVHCVRSPSGHRYVNEILSIRNRVESGQIESSTLFERRDGALISSQGADWEHEKFELSGINIAELMAGQS from the coding sequence GTGGAAGCACTGTCCATCGTTGAAGACGAAGTTCGTGAGTTGGTGAGAAGGCGTGGACTCGATCCGGCGAAACAGCCTACGATGATCAAGTCATTGATCGAAGAAGTCATCAGGGACTATGACGAGCGTGCACTGCTTGGTGCAGTGCCTTCTCTTGGATCGCTCGATGCGGCCCGTCAAACCATTTTCGACAACGTAGCAGGCTTTGGTGCCCTCCAGCCACTTCTCGATGATCCGACGGTCGAAGAAATTTGGATCAACGCTCCACATCAGGTGTTTTGCGCTCGAGGTGGGCAAAGCCAGCTGACCCACATTCGCATGGAAGCATCAGAGATCGCTGCCTTGGTTGAGCGCATGCTCAAGTCGTCGGGCCGACGTTTGGATCTGTCCCAACCATTCGTCGACTGCCAGCTTCCGGACGGATCCCGTCTACATGTCGTCATTCCTGACATCACACACGAACATTGGGCAGTAAACATACGCAAATTCATCGCGAGGGCCAGCAAACTAGATGACCTGGTGGAACTCGATTCCCTGAGCCGAACCGCGGCGTTGTATCTGTCGACGGCCATTAATGCGGGCCTCAACGTGATCGTCACGGGCCCGACTCAAGCCGGCAAAACAACGATGCTTAATTGTTTGGCTTCTTCAATTGGTCCGCGTGAACGCATCATCACCATAGAAGAAATTTTTGAGATTAACCTAGCCCTGAGAGACGTAGTTGCCATGCAGACGCGATTGGCAAACCTTGAAGGAACCGGCGAAATTACGATGCGGCGCCTCGTGAAAGAGGCACTTCGCATGAGGCCCGATCGCATCGTTGTGGGGGAGGTACGAGAGGCTGAATCGCTAGACATGCTCATTGCCTTGAATTCCGGCATTTCAGGATTGTGTACGCTCCACGCGAATTCAGCAAGAGATGCGATAACAAAGATTTGCACTTTGCCTTTGTTAGCAGGCCCGAACATAACGAGCGACTTCACAATTAAGACTGTTGCTGCCTGTATTGATTTGGTCGTTCACTGTGTCCGAAGTCCAAGTGGACACCGGTATGTCAATGAAATCCTCAGTATTCGAAATCGTGTCGAATCAGGCCAAATTGAATCCTCGACTTTGTTTGAAAGACGAGATGGAGCTCTTATCTCCTCGCAGGGGGCCGATTGGGAACATGAAAAGTTTGAACTGTCGGGGATCAATATCGCGGAGCTAATGGCGGGGCAATCATGA
- a CDS encoding WhiB family transcriptional regulator → MDWRSRAACLEKDPELFFPVGNTGPALLQIEEAKSVCRRCEVTETCLQWAIESGQDAGVWGGMSEDERRALKRRAARARRAS, encoded by the coding sequence ATGGATTGGCGTAGCCGCGCGGCGTGTCTGGAAAAGGATCCGGAACTGTTTTTCCCAGTGGGAAACACCGGTCCGGCCCTATTGCAGATCGAAGAGGCCAAGAGCGTCTGCCGTCGATGTGAAGTAACCGAGACTTGCTTGCAGTGGGCTATTGAGTCCGGTCAGGATGCAGGCGTATGGGGCGGCATGAGCGAAGATGAGCGTCGCGCTTTGAAGCGCCGCGCTGCCCGCGCTCGTCGCGCTTCGTGA
- a CDS encoding FtsK/SpoIIIE domain-containing protein: MTRDAIGTSATFQELFVLWITENSFSTGGLLVIREGYLARFDYSHTALHFYSGFFMARYEFLLISQNFQHPRQFELVSSGRLTGVKLASLLQSSFPDEHWYVEQENLESIGTLASDQRLVLSDIPRIPAKSLAASSTLKLYVLSGPDAGAWISITHGEQSIGRNAPLWLEDPLISRGHATLSVSARRIRLLATANHQLIRDDGTACSSIDLSLGSRFRLGNTDFAVGDPLVSESRTRILADDLEVLLPPRPEMSRLVMLTLAALVPVLTGILLAILMGTMLFLIISGVSALMGLVPACQIVAELNRWNRSLAAQRSAVVEARSRYAPPLGHAIVAGLDATTLGINSLTAPPLVWGNGQWSPQISAPSQPQRSHKAWPILRKKKLDAPWPGPVFAPATPVVWQLVGIQGQDMGEILAGALARFLPLIAAGRLSLVIDPSIHCLPASLLLLQNVTATNLTPPSSDQNSWKHDNPALKTIYLTTSPTGPIPDTLVIELGPALHETAEHWIMLDSLASHLPDQRFSLTELQKLSLTRFDRTVQRFLALSPSSNSDSLRPFKEPGDRLLASIGVSKSGDEVSVDFDADGPHMLICGTTGSGKSEALRRIVADLSYQFSPQQLAFALIDFKGGAGLSVYEQLPHVQLFSSDLDDSCAQRTLEQLEFEVRRREKLLADNGCSDLGEYRLLTSPPQPLPRLVVIVDEFRVFIETLPTAGQRIDRLAAVGRALGIHLILSTQRPAGTLTGQTRANINAVIALRVNDPSESVELVGSTAATLLDRPGLAIIKSSARPTEHFQFHLAAEPEIKGEILERNRTNMSLSKFATFAPAPAIPGRDPLTELVDLVNACWGSAPTCNSGFAPPLPPGVDDVPMPTSWKGRNEGAIFCGVRDNLAGGTQEPLIINTQRWRSLLICGLPEAGARLAFEYFASLSRKILCFGPSPVQHAWRFGNLKVVTGEDTYAFLDALDFLEAQPNDESLIIMIHSLAQLQSSLPPQHFQRFDEAVGSLLRLGGSRGPFIVCAVDRDQNCLKSTGLFTTQWYFPLNATEPLKMIWPKLPACSPIPGRGVVLNSDHSAQVFQLAPARAEHHKDCTWIDTSAMLRAESSPFGDEVELLGYHPFTGSPVVLPHQARFLIICADAKERLTISSCLAKRWKAAHSNGIESLAATLDDYDSERQIRPHLMCINVDSPSDPRLVAMLERLKASDVRLVLFAPPSARLAYELGLPSLAVDDREVAIVEAEHSQDMQPMQWPSLHQDPQRTSRPYWRAVVARYGQPRMVLVPREA; the protein is encoded by the coding sequence ATGACAAGGGATGCTATAGGCACTTCGGCTACCTTTCAAGAGCTTTTCGTGTTGTGGATAACCGAAAATTCATTCTCCACAGGCGGTCTTTTAGTTATTCGAGAAGGTTACTTAGCACGCTTTGATTACTCCCATACTGCTCTTCACTTTTATTCAGGATTCTTCATGGCCCGCTACGAATTTCTCTTGATATCTCAAAATTTCCAGCATCCGCGTCAATTTGAGCTGGTCTCGAGTGGAAGGTTGACCGGCGTAAAGTTGGCTTCGCTTCTTCAGTCCTCGTTTCCTGATGAACATTGGTACGTCGAACAAGAAAATCTTGAAAGTATTGGCACTCTGGCGTCGGATCAGCGATTAGTTCTCAGCGACATACCTCGGATACCGGCAAAATCTTTGGCCGCTTCGTCAACATTAAAGCTCTACGTTCTCAGCGGCCCAGATGCCGGCGCTTGGATATCTATAACGCACGGAGAGCAGTCTATTGGCCGTAATGCCCCTCTTTGGCTTGAGGATCCGCTTATTTCACGGGGCCACGCAACCTTGAGCGTATCGGCGAGGCGGATACGACTCCTGGCAACAGCCAACCATCAATTGATTCGTGACGATGGCACTGCTTGCAGCTCGATAGATCTCTCATTGGGATCTCGGTTTCGTTTAGGGAATACGGATTTCGCCGTTGGTGACCCCCTCGTCTCGGAGTCTAGAACGAGGATTCTGGCTGACGATTTGGAAGTCCTGCTCCCGCCAAGGCCTGAAATGAGCAGATTGGTGATGCTCACGCTGGCTGCCCTCGTACCGGTCCTTACCGGAATCCTGCTGGCAATCCTTATGGGCACTATGCTTTTTCTCATCATCAGTGGAGTTTCCGCTCTTATGGGCTTGGTCCCGGCGTGCCAGATCGTCGCAGAACTCAATCGTTGGAACCGATCCTTGGCCGCGCAACGCAGTGCGGTGGTCGAAGCCAGGTCCCGATACGCACCCCCATTGGGACACGCAATAGTGGCCGGGCTGGATGCAACAACGCTCGGTATCAATTCTCTGACGGCTCCTCCCCTTGTTTGGGGCAATGGCCAATGGTCACCGCAAATTTCCGCACCGTCTCAGCCTCAGCGCTCCCATAAAGCTTGGCCAATACTCAGGAAGAAAAAGCTGGATGCTCCATGGCCTGGTCCTGTCTTTGCTCCTGCGACACCTGTCGTTTGGCAACTGGTGGGAATTCAAGGCCAAGATATGGGAGAAATCCTAGCTGGAGCTCTCGCGCGGTTCTTGCCGCTTATCGCTGCGGGCAGGCTTTCGCTCGTTATCGATCCGTCTATTCATTGCTTGCCGGCGTCATTGCTGCTTCTGCAGAATGTCACGGCGACCAATCTGACGCCTCCGAGTTCTGATCAGAATTCTTGGAAACACGACAATCCGGCGCTCAAGACCATTTATCTGACCACAAGCCCGACAGGTCCGATACCCGATACCCTAGTTATCGAGTTGGGGCCAGCGCTTCATGAGACCGCTGAGCATTGGATAATGCTCGATTCCTTAGCGTCCCATCTGCCAGATCAACGATTCTCTCTGACCGAGCTGCAAAAATTGAGCCTGACGCGCTTTGACCGCACCGTACAACGGTTTCTGGCTCTTTCGCCATCATCAAATTCAGACTCGTTACGACCGTTCAAGGAACCAGGCGATCGGTTACTAGCTTCAATTGGGGTCAGCAAAAGCGGCGACGAAGTTTCAGTAGATTTCGATGCAGACGGACCGCACATGTTGATCTGCGGAACTACTGGCTCTGGAAAATCGGAAGCACTGCGTCGAATCGTCGCTGACCTGTCTTATCAGTTCTCGCCACAGCAGTTGGCGTTCGCATTGATCGATTTCAAGGGTGGCGCGGGATTATCAGTTTACGAGCAACTTCCTCACGTCCAGCTCTTCTCCAGCGATTTGGATGACTCTTGCGCACAACGCACGCTTGAACAGCTCGAATTCGAGGTTCGCCGCAGGGAAAAGCTACTAGCTGACAATGGTTGTAGCGACCTCGGCGAATACCGATTGCTTACTTCACCACCACAGCCCCTGCCTAGGCTTGTCGTGATTGTCGATGAGTTTCGAGTATTTATCGAAACCCTGCCAACGGCCGGACAACGGATCGACCGGTTGGCAGCGGTAGGACGGGCATTAGGAATCCATCTGATTCTCAGTACACAGCGTCCTGCCGGCACACTCACCGGCCAGACACGCGCGAACATTAATGCGGTCATTGCGTTGCGAGTTAATGATCCGAGCGAGTCTGTTGAGCTCGTGGGCTCAACAGCGGCGACGTTACTGGATCGCCCTGGACTCGCAATAATCAAAAGCTCGGCAAGGCCTACAGAGCATTTCCAATTTCATCTCGCGGCTGAACCTGAAATCAAAGGTGAGATTCTTGAGCGAAACCGCACCAACATGTCCTTATCCAAATTCGCCACGTTCGCCCCCGCCCCTGCGATACCCGGGCGAGATCCGCTTACAGAACTAGTCGACTTGGTGAACGCATGCTGGGGTTCAGCACCCACGTGCAATTCTGGCTTCGCACCGCCGCTTCCCCCAGGCGTCGACGATGTTCCTATGCCGACTAGTTGGAAGGGCCGGAACGAGGGTGCAATCTTCTGCGGGGTGCGAGATAACTTGGCTGGCGGAACGCAAGAGCCATTGATCATCAACACCCAGCGGTGGCGTTCCCTGCTTATTTGCGGATTACCCGAGGCCGGCGCTCGACTGGCATTTGAATATTTCGCTTCGTTGTCCCGAAAAATTCTTTGTTTCGGGCCGTCACCTGTCCAGCACGCATGGCGATTTGGGAATCTCAAGGTGGTGACCGGCGAAGATACTTATGCATTCCTGGATGCACTGGACTTCCTGGAAGCACAGCCGAATGACGAATCCCTGATCATCATGATTCATTCATTGGCGCAGCTCCAATCGAGCCTGCCGCCTCAACATTTTCAACGCTTTGACGAAGCAGTGGGGTCGTTACTACGGCTCGGCGGCTCGCGGGGTCCTTTTATCGTTTGCGCCGTTGATCGTGATCAGAACTGCCTGAAGTCCACAGGATTGTTCACTACACAGTGGTACTTCCCGCTCAATGCCACAGAGCCATTGAAAATGATCTGGCCCAAACTTCCGGCTTGCTCGCCCATTCCCGGCAGAGGAGTGGTTCTAAATTCCGATCATTCCGCCCAAGTTTTCCAACTTGCTCCTGCCCGGGCCGAGCATCACAAAGACTGTACTTGGATCGATACCAGTGCGATGCTCCGTGCAGAATCCTCGCCGTTCGGTGACGAAGTCGAGCTTCTTGGCTACCATCCGTTTACGGGTAGCCCCGTGGTCCTCCCCCATCAGGCGCGCTTCCTAATCATCTGCGCCGATGCCAAAGAACGGTTAACAATTTCTTCTTGCCTGGCCAAGCGCTGGAAAGCCGCACATTCAAACGGCATCGAAAGCTTGGCCGCCACGCTCGATGATTATGATTCAGAACGGCAAATTCGTCCACACCTCATGTGCATCAACGTGGACAGCCCCTCAGATCCGCGACTCGTAGCGATGCTGGAAAGGCTCAAGGCCTCAGATGTGCGTTTGGTTCTGTTTGCTCCGCCTTCGGCACGGCTCGCCTATGAACTCGGTCTACCGTCCCTCGCCGTAGACGACCGGGAAGTCGCAATTGTCGAGGCAGAGCATTCACAAGACATGCAACCAATGCAATGGCCATCCCTGCACCAAGACCCCCAGAGAACAAGTCGGCCCTACTGGCGTGCCGTCGTCGCTCGCTACGGACAACCCCGCATGGTGCTCGTTCCCCGAGAGGCGTGA
- a CDS encoding Stk1 family PASTA domain-containing Ser/Thr kinase, translated as MSSALTDPNLGKTLDGRYRLDHLLALGGMSRIYRSMDKRLHRAVVVKILNDNYASEPTVRERFQSEAVIAANITHPNVVSIRDHNVSDNLVYLVMEYVRGRNLDQVIAERGRFTPRQTLSVLEQICSGLSAAHREGIIHRDMKPANVLLADSGEIKLTDFGLARAASAHTQSATLLATLSHVSPELVSGASADSRSDIYALGIMIYQMLTGKLPYSETNPAAMMKHHLDSPMPLPSQTVPGLAEDLDELVQWCTEKDPEKRPQDASLLLEEVRQIHSTLTDEQLDLGVDSLGTIDDLIPQTFTHMPTTLQQRLDAMQRDREFEREQQWLELNSTSADGSYEVDDEESSESPTTVIAAGDATEVLDLRDAQATLALAQSGNAPALNATSVYARDELAQPAPESIENGPSPRDSKRAQKQANKRWRKEAQIPTHQLRKPRTVTQKIVTTLLWIVIVALVAGAGWFFGRGPGTIVRIPSLTGMLQERAIAQLDSQGVPVRVNTAYDDEVAIGRVVDSRPSTGKNIMKFQGVELTVSQGPELFDVPDVTGLKLESAKKSLATAGFKNLDTSEEYSSTVETGAVIGASPGAGTRLPKKNTITLTVSKGHAPVEVPSVIGLSRDEASQKLNAVGLSLKSGADVHSAQIEQGLVASQEPAEGTAQFGSAITVNLSSGPEYVQIPSVVGLSVQDATSTLEEAGFKVKTHSVFGGQDQTVRMQTPLNQKAILGSEITIYAF; from the coding sequence ATGAGCTCAGCCCTGACAGACCCGAATCTGGGCAAAACTCTCGACGGCAGATATCGCCTCGACCATCTTCTAGCCCTTGGCGGCATGTCCCGCATCTACCGCAGCATGGACAAGAGGCTCCATCGCGCAGTCGTCGTGAAAATTCTGAACGACAATTACGCGAGCGAACCCACCGTACGCGAGCGCTTCCAATCGGAAGCCGTAATCGCCGCGAATATCACGCACCCGAACGTGGTCTCAATCCGTGACCACAACGTCAGCGACAATCTCGTGTACCTCGTCATGGAGTACGTGCGCGGCCGCAACCTCGACCAAGTCATCGCCGAGCGTGGCCGATTCACACCCCGCCAGACGCTGAGCGTGCTGGAACAAATTTGCAGCGGGCTCAGCGCTGCCCATCGCGAAGGAATCATTCACCGGGATATGAAACCCGCGAATGTCTTGCTGGCCGATAGCGGGGAAATCAAGCTCACCGACTTCGGCCTGGCGCGCGCTGCCAGCGCGCACACCCAGTCCGCAACCCTCCTGGCAACGCTTTCCCACGTTTCTCCGGAGCTTGTTTCCGGTGCCTCCGCTGATTCCCGCAGCGATATCTACGCTCTTGGCATCATGATCTACCAAATGCTCACCGGCAAGCTGCCGTACTCGGAAACGAATCCAGCGGCCATGATGAAGCATCATCTGGACTCCCCCATGCCATTGCCATCGCAAACGGTTCCGGGATTGGCAGAAGACCTCGACGAGCTGGTGCAGTGGTGCACCGAAAAGGATCCCGAAAAGCGCCCCCAGGATGCCTCGCTGCTGCTGGAGGAAGTCCGCCAGATCCACTCGACGCTCACCGATGAGCAACTGGATCTCGGCGTGGATTCTCTGGGGACTATCGACGATCTGATCCCGCAAACATTCACCCACATGCCGACGACCTTGCAACAGCGTCTTGACGCTATGCAACGCGACCGGGAGTTCGAGCGCGAACAGCAATGGCTCGAACTCAATTCCACCTCCGCCGACGGCAGCTACGAGGTCGACGATGAGGAATCCAGCGAATCCCCCACTACGGTCATCGCCGCTGGCGACGCAACCGAGGTCCTGGATCTACGCGACGCCCAGGCCACTCTAGCGCTTGCGCAGTCCGGCAATGCGCCTGCGCTGAATGCGACCAGTGTCTATGCGCGTGATGAGCTTGCCCAGCCTGCGCCCGAGTCAATCGAGAACGGGCCAAGCCCCCGGGACTCCAAGCGCGCGCAAAAGCAGGCCAACAAGCGGTGGCGCAAGGAAGCCCAGATTCCCACGCACCAGCTTCGAAAACCGCGAACGGTCACGCAGAAGATCGTCACCACTCTCCTATGGATCGTGATCGTGGCCCTGGTTGCCGGCGCCGGGTGGTTCTTCGGGCGCGGTCCGGGTACGATCGTGCGCATTCCTTCGCTCACTGGCATGCTCCAGGAACGAGCTATCGCACAACTGGACAGCCAGGGTGTCCCCGTCAGGGTCAATACTGCCTATGACGACGAGGTCGCCATTGGCCGAGTGGTCGATTCCCGTCCGAGCACGGGCAAGAACATCATGAAATTCCAGGGCGTAGAGCTCACGGTTTCCCAGGGACCAGAGCTCTTCGATGTTCCCGATGTGACGGGCCTGAAGCTGGAGAGTGCCAAGAAGTCGCTGGCCACGGCCGGCTTCAAGAATCTGGACACCAGCGAAGAGTATTCCTCGACGGTTGAAACCGGTGCGGTCATCGGTGCCAGCCCCGGGGCCGGCACGCGGCTGCCAAAGAAGAACACCATCACGCTCACCGTTTCCAAGGGCCACGCTCCGGTCGAGGTTCCCTCCGTGATCGGGCTGAGCCGCGATGAGGCTTCACAGAAGCTCAACGCAGTCGGGCTGTCCTTGAAATCCGGCGCCGATGTTCATTCAGCGCAGATCGAGCAGGGTCTGGTCGCTTCCCAGGAACCGGCAGAGGGTACCGCGCAATTCGGCAGCGCCATCACCGTGAACCTGTCTTCCGGGCCTGAATACGTCCAGATTCCATCGGTTGTCGGCCTGAGCGTCCAGGACGCCACCTCCACGTTGGAAGAAGCAGGCTTCAAGGTCAAAACCCACAGCGTTTTTGGCGGCCAGGACCAAACAGTGCGGATGCAGACACCGCTGAACCAGAAAGCGATCCTCGGCAGCGAGATTACCATCTACGCTTTCTAG